In the Salvia hispanica cultivar TCC Black 2014 unplaced genomic scaffold, UniMelb_Shisp_WGS_1.0 HiC_scaffold_1433, whole genome shotgun sequence genome, AACCTGTTTGCAGCAAATTCAAATCCAGTTGTTTCTCTTCAATGgcatttgataatttgatggCGATGGAGCAGCCATGGATGTTCCGCCCCCAATTCGGCGACGCTTGGATCGCCGACATCTTCGCCAAGGAAACCGATACCCTAACAAAGGCTCTGCAGAAATCGATCTCCACGACCTCGTCCGACGGCGACGCCTTCTCTGTCGAGATGGCCTTCGCCAAGCCCTCTCCGCTGACCCCCTCCGACGGCTCCGAGAACGACATTGCGGTGTCGAAGCAACCCTCTCCTGTTGCCACGAAGGAGAAACAACAGCCTTCCAATGTGTCTTCTTTCGAGAAGCAGCTGcagttatttgttagttgttgacattt is a window encoding:
- the LOC125198414 gene encoding uncharacterized protein LOC125198414 codes for the protein MAFDNLMAMEQPWMFRPQFGDAWIADIFAKETDTLTKALQKSISTTSSDGDAFSVEMAFAKPSPLTPSDGSENDIAVSKQPSPVATKEKQQPSNVSSFEKQLQLF